Proteins encoded together in one Salmo trutta chromosome 3, fSalTru1.1, whole genome shotgun sequence window:
- the LOC115183051 gene encoding uncharacterized protein LOC115183051 isoform X2: MEEPPVVEAGTKLVMERLTQPVETVEQAVEIEEQPIVTESAAPEEWELGQPEDTQKETHVDDVAAGDRKNIPPKKNRMEPLKMDMSRPPKMVTPLTSSQISLQCLECHIIFSDHKSKERHLKQSHPAEYEQCMLGDALFACYVCDRHFTNSSDLMLHQRAHTEKTPFKCPICGDAFSRSSELTLHKKLHFGLYGYTCSDCGKPCKTLTLLKYHRRTHTGERPYVCKECGKRFSMSKALQKHALAHSPEGGGGITPLTKAQLKKNSGTAVVKLSCSMCKATFKTAKTRLHHMKHKHNLCVTAPSSSITLAGQQVKPGQPIITQAPMGQPTFLQMEPLGPLQQVDNIDTEQIRKLIESLGNVRKVNQVVILGQVLPHGQTLALQRLQGKREHLQFHFTQPQFIELNKSGGGETKSMGLEQAKPQCESLEPIITLEPVISYGQMETPLLSHTQEVTYAEHAGLKQTHEGEMIPQQLLGQTGQTVEEVNTMIQTVSVEQVFCHSETVELRETTEQSQTVVLEVTPSLIPTLELEQTQTDQHGLMSDSSLPTFLFDQNSGQNLVVQEGNKSVPSLIPTVELKLMPLKTDQQEELSTSSLVPTVKFAQTPPGQTSHVGEMATQMETLQLDQVYSSIGQTQQMGIGQRRSVEKPLLENTENEQQHILENPCEGKKQTSQEQLQTLIDKSASNNALNSREIQPRTQTSEIFPPPSETKKAPQSSQLPVHLMSVQEFVKVRKRKQPKNSIMQGNMQQQTVELKGEPAKRPRATKAHLVVTFGPKEKPKNQNKLPQPSKLLQKGDQIQEMNQMRVSTLPDKKLPLKVGKEKKVKKKNNISKSKIKSPSILCDPHVQQVLQVDEQVHQVNPRKKKVKKQNYVISETYSEQSSAEPISEQEVIAPPKPKKKKQQKIQQEDQPKKTKGQKLSKTGRKTNKPTVEASPISEHMPDPEIKQQSLLLLKGHKQPQLKVYKLDASKAPQGQTDLHQDTHPIHKKKGPKSKQLKMLAAGGKRRVGRPKKNHTALSMLTPLKTTSHSSDTSPTNPKTSRKRKAQKVETEGIISGSHSRRALECKDCGERFSDVSSLQEHKAALHAVESPGLTYTNGNIFEGVSGSDLGQPPLKVTEEVIENSLSQNTFGMQVASDWDMAVEMRGIGLGERGERVSFPALNPSPSLPLVAALVEGGQKEREKSMDKTSEGMESFSHMAPNSTLSYSPPQVQFPYLATSDKVKPLLSENLSPPHLTPIAPLHSCHQTADTKSENQGNMNDTADALIPTVSGFEHLGPIEDEIKEELLLEVDLVTVGDGDQNEGEHQSSPHKDSSPNEGSSLHENSTHENNSTHALSAHAQIENVNRTVTTQNVQTESCPSDPLEIKQEEEEIMVQRREVEKRGVGRKNYTRGRRRGVGRGRRGSATRKSLEGEGMREIELEKEIDQCQVVYQLYSLNNDTEIKDEADVTTLHPGQSSPISLQTEIRSISEQNMLTAPCPSGSCISPLEEDPEDQVVFELESVTTSVVEVLKTEDGMVMKGIAGDQDDRDTGQSPGIILERFLTSRQREAAEGENGVVLMADLRGQEVKVEENISDLVPVPHTSHARHTVQQRGVRMYLVKQENNLVLNDPQVSQGQSQLNVEQSSTRQCIFYPVKEERELLEEPSQSEQGVPALVVPGEAKLNHPVETLSITNPAVEEYEVNRRAEKLGSEINEYGEGDLDFEQQDTEELVDFLLQNSDEVESEVVECSDPQPDPEAVVMACYHDSQNHASLHSNYIPNNLPTTESQAHSGSMGGSQTGTGYRKPIDYFSKYFGWDAWAEIARCTNKVSHLSNAVTAKEVAEFVGIHIAMGTLKFPSLKLYWQDFTRVPLVANTMSASRFSQLSCKLQLASPTPAGDPTDTQEAGHSGNPDGPKEGDSTRNPLRALHTPANPTVGTTRGELDGSIHTLTRGHSQIQALSSKSVFAKSTTQTSTVPHRIWQRCGDIPSSQDCFSFKTDPLWRVRPLMDHVRAGCLILRREGDHGVDQYPLPLTCRAVNNKRPSLHSTVLVRSDGLILDFNLSLDLSNKEATVEKMVPRDGMVYLCKQELSTPAMLEHLLGSGVHGAGKVGGAKGQMGDEFVSSDGRLMLHRYHLGFILSTVGKAQQNMASLVDSFEKAQKAASLNRDLLNLYHSPLSASAPTSWPQAVLWYLTDLALVNSWMQYRQDHVPLPEPLNLMAFRLEVSKALILSSGSDTQDSAPPHPPPQKLHSLGTAPDPGLLQDSPLPDVATRYDGSGHWPEQLGEGEDGRCRFGGCERISRDIQSPTMDSDILNIEEIVMGKGPPDPPAELTTEKPAEPYKPISSFKAPPPPTIQPYQHENLQCFQCFITFCNSKAKERHMKKSHREEYKQQLQQGDTLFTCYVCDRTFPSSEELTQHQGSHNKEDKPFKCPHCQESFRTFSELTTHRRQVCPERQFVCKDCSETFRSPALLRTHRLAQHPRPEAEVDEPDDPTKTHRCGKCNRGFETESELIMHQENHAGDQHCNGSASPAKKRGRPFKAEDATVGEKKGKRRKKKEEGTEEAETGNNAEEAAAAPAETKGKAAAAGGGRRGRPKAAAGEEAREDDSEAPAEEKKPKVAPTPPKQHPCPECELTFPALAQLRAHKKEKHTPRKAHPCEECEESFARPEQLEAHKNRAHTKGRYACPTCGKSFGRESNLKGHQQSSHPEEEEEEEKQEAAGRSKR, encoded by the exons ATGGAGGAACCTCCAGTAGTGGAGGCAGGAACCAAGTTGGTCATGGAGCGCTTGACACAGCCAGTGGAGACAGTTGAACAAGCAGTAGAAATCGAGGAACAACCAATAGTTACAG AGTCTGCTGCTCCTGAAGAGTGGGAACTGGGCCAACCTGAGGATACACAGAAGGAGACCCATGTGGATGACGTGGCTGCTGGTGACAGAAAAAATATTCCCCCCAAGAAGAACAGAATGGAGCCACTCAAGATGGACATGTCCAGGCCACCAAAAATGGTGACGCCTCTCACAT ctTCCCAGATCTCTCTGCAGTGCCTGGAGTGTCACATCATCTTCAGCGACCACAAGAGCAAAGAGCGCCACCTCAAGCAGAGTCACCCGGCAGAGTACGAGCAGTGCATGCTGGGGGATGCCCTGTTTGCCTGCTACGTCTGCGACCGCCACTTCACCAACTCCAGTGACCTCATGCTTCATCAGCGTGCACACACGGAAAAGACGCCCTTCAAGTGCCCCATCTGTGGTGATGCCTTCAGCCGTTCCTCTGAGCTCACCCTCCATAAGAAGCTTCACTTCGGTCTGTACGGATACACCTGCTCAGACTGTGGAAAACCCTGCAAGACACTCACCTTACTGAAGTATCACCGCCGAACGCACACAGGGGAGAGGCCCTATGTCTGTAAGGAGTGTGGCAAGAGGTTTAGCATGTCCAAGGCCCTCCAGAAACACGCACTAGCGCATTCGCCGGAAGGAGGTGGAGGGATCACACCACTGACGAAGGCACAGCTAAAGAAGAATAGTG GCACTGCAGTGGTAAAATTGTCCTGCTCCATGTGCAAGGCAACCTTCAAGACTGCCAAGACACGGCTGCATCACATGAAACACAAGCACAACCTGTGTGTTACAGCACCCAGCAGCAGCATCACACTAGCTGGTCAACAGGTGAAGCCAGGTCAGCCCATCATAACCCAGGCTCCTATGGGCCAGCCAACCTTTCTCCAAATGGAACCCCTTGGGCCCCTCCAGCAGGTGGACAACATAGACACTGAACAAATCCGGAAACTAATCGAGTCTTTGGGGAACGTGCGCAAAGTGAACCAGGTGGTGATACTGGGACAGGTGCTGCCACACGGTCAAACATTGGCTCTACAGCGgctacagggaaagagagagcattTGCAATTCCATTTTACTCAACCACAGTTTATAGAGCTGAATAAGTCTGGGGGTGGAGAGACTAAGTCAATGGGACTGGAACAGGCAAAGCCACAATGTGAATCACTGGAACCAATTATTACATTGGAACCTGTTATATCATATGGACAAATGGAGACCCCATTActttcacacacacaggaagttaCATACGCTGAGCATGCTGGATTAAAACAAACACATGAAGGAGAGATGATTCCTCAGCAGTTACTTGGACAGACTGGTCAGACAGTTGAAGAAGTGAACACTATGATTCAGACTGTGTCAGTGGAACAGGTGTTCTGTCACAGTGAAACAGTTGAGCTCAGGGAAACGACTGAACAAAGTCAAACGGTTGTGTTGGAAGTCACTCCTTCACTGATACCAACTCTGGAATTGGAACAGACTCAAACCGATCAACATGGACTTATGTCTGATTCCTCACTACCAACATTTCTATTTGACCAGAATTCTGGACAGAATCTAGTGGTTCAGGAGGGAAATAAGTCTGTCCCGTCACTCATACCAACAGTGGAGTTAAAGCTGATGCCATTAAAAACTGATCAGCAGGAAGAACTCTCCACTTCCTCATTGGTACCAACAGTTAAGTTTGCACAAACTCCTCCTGGACAAACAAGCCATGTAGGAGAGATGGCCACACAGATGGAAACATTACAGTTAGATCAGGTCTATTCCAGTATTGGACAGACACAACAGATGGGAATAGGACAGCGAAGATCAGTTGAGAAACCTCTTCTAGAAAACACAGAGAATGAGCAGCAGCACATTTTAGAAAATCCTTGCGAAGGAAAGAAACAGACATCACAAGAGCAGTTGCAGACACTGATAGATAAGTCTGCTTCTAACAACGCACTGAACAGCAGAGAGATACAACCTCGTACTCAGACGTCAGAAATATTCCCTCCGCCCTCAGAGACAAAGAAGGCGCCACAGAGTTCACAACTGCCTGTGCATTTGATGTCGGTACAAGAATTTGTAAAAGTGAGGAAGAGAAAGCAGCCAAAGAACTCTATAATGCAAGGAAATATGCAACAGCAGACGGTTGAGTTGAAGGGGGAGCCTGCCAAACGACCAAGAGCAACGAAAGCTCATCTTGTTGTGACGTTTGGTCCTAAAGAGAAGCCTAAAAACCAGAATAAGCTTCCACAACCATCTAAGCTGCTTCAGAAAGGAGACCAGATTCAGGAAATGAACCAAATGCGTGTCTCAACTCTACCTGACAAGAAATTGCCCTTAAAGGTTGGTAAAGAAAAAAAGGTCAAGAAGAAAAACAATATTTCCAAGTCAAAAATCAAATCCCCATCTATATTGTGTGACCCACATGTGCAGCAAGTCTTGCAGGTAGACGAGCAGGTGCATCAAGTGAATCCGAGGAAGAAGAAAGTAAAAAAGCAAAACTATGTAATTAGTGAGACTTATTCTGAGCAGAGTAGCGCTGAACCGATTAGCGAGCAAGAGGTGATCGCTCCACCCAAGCCAAAAAAGAAAAAGCAGCAGAAGATACAGCAGGAGGACCAGCCTAAGAAAACAAAGGGCCAAAAGCTGTCAAAAACGGGGAGAAAAACAAATAAACCGACTGTGGAAGCAAGCCCAATATCAGAACATATGCCCGACCCTGAAATAAAGCAACAGTCCCTACTCCTACTGAAGGGTCACAAACAGCCCCAATTGAAAGTTTACAAATTAGATGCCTCAAAAGCCCCCCAAGGTCAAACGGATCTCCACCAAGACACCCATCCCATCCATAAGAAGAAAGGGCCAAAAAGCAAGCAACTAAAAATGCTAGCTGCCGGAGGGAAAAGAAGAGTAGGGAGACCCAAAAAGAACCACACAGCGCTCTCTATGTTGACTCCTTTAAAGACTACGTCCCATTCTTCTGACACATCTCCGACCAATCCAAAGACCAGCAGGAAACGTAAGGCCCAAAAAGTGGAGACCGAGGGGATCATCAGTGGCTCTCATTCCCGGCGAGCCCTTGAATGTAAGGACTGTGGAGAGAGGTTCTCTGACGTCTCGTCCCTCCAGGAGCACAAGGCAGCCCTGCATGCAGTGGAGAGCCCTGGTCTCACCTACACTAACGGCAACATCTTTGAGGGCGTTTCTGGGTCAGATCTAGGCCAGCCTCCACTAAAGGTGACTGAAGAGGTCATTGAAAATTCACTGAGTCAAAACACGTTTGGAATGCAGGTAGCATCTGACTGGGATATGGCGGTGGAGATGAGAGGGATAGGGttgggagaaagaggggagcgAGTCTCTTTCCCAGCCCTAAACCCTTCCCCTTCTCTGCCTCTGGTTGCTGCGCTTGTTGAAGGTGGACAGAAGGAAAGGGAGAAGAGCATGGATAAAACCTCAGAGGGGATGGAATCATTTTCTCATATGGCCCCAAATTCAACTCTATCTTACTCCCCTCCACAAGTTCAATTCCCTTATCTGGCCACATCTGACAAGGTCAAACCCCTTCTGTCTGAGAATCTTTCTCCTCCTCACCTCACACCCATAGCCCCCCTCCACAGCTGTCACCAAACAGCGGACACTAAGTCAGAGAATCAGGGCAATATGAATGACACTGCAGATGCTCTCATACCTACTGTTTCTGGATTTGAGCACCTAGGGCCTATTGAGGATGAAATTAAAGAGGAGTTACTACTTGAGGTGGATTTGGTCACTGTTGGGGATGGGGACCAAAATGAGGGGGAACACCAGAGCTCACCTCATAAAGACAGTTCACCAAATGAGGGATCCAGCCTTCATGAAAACAGCACTCATGAAAACAACAGCACTCATGCACTATCTGCACATGCTCAgattgaaaatgtgaatagaacTGTAACAACACAAAATGTACAGACAGAATCCTGCCCCTCTGACCCGCTGGAGATCAAGCAAGAAGAGGAGGAGATTATGGTGCAGAGAAGAGAAGTGGAAAAGAGGGGAGTGGGCAGAAAGAATTACACCAGGGGCAGGAGAAGAGGAGTTGGACGTGGGAGGAGAGGTTCAGCCACAAGGAAGAGTCTAGAAGGAGAGGGCATGAGAGAAATTGAACTAGAGAAAGAAATTGATCAATGTCAGGTAGTCTACCAGCTGTATTCACTCAATAATGATACTGAAATCAAGGATGAAGCAGACGTCACTACTCTCCATCCTGGTCAGTCATCTCCCATCAGTTTACAGACCGAGATCAGATCTATCTCTGAGCAAAACATGCTAACAGCTCCATGTCCATCTGGATCCTGCATCTCACCGCTTGAGGAGGACCCTGAGGACCAGGTAGTGTTTGAGCTAGAGTCAGTCACCACCAGTGTAGTGGAGGTGTTGAAGACCGAAGATGGGATGGTGATGAAGGGAATAGCAGGGGACCAGGACGACAGGGACACTGGCCAGTCCCCAGGCATCATACTGGAGAGGTTTCTCACCtcaaggcagagagaggcagcagAGGGGGAGAATGGAGTGGTGCTCATGGCAGACTTGAGAGGTCAGGAGGTCAAGGTGGAGGAGAACATCTCAGATTTGGTTCCTGTGCCACACACCTCTCATGCCAGACACACAGTGCAGCAGAGGGGGGTCAGGATGTATCTGGTGAAACAGGAAAACAACCTGGTTTTGAATGACCCCCAGGTTAGTCAAGGTCAATCCCAATTGAATGTGGAGCAGAGCAGTACCAGGCAGTGCATATTCTAcccagtgaaggaggagagggagcttCTGGAGGAGCCATCTCAAAGTGAGCAGGGAGTACCAGCGCTGGTGGTGCCTGGAGAGGCCAAACTCAACCATCCAGTGGAGACTCTATCCATTACCAACCCTGCAGTAGAGGAGTATGAGGTGAACAGGAGAGCAGAAAAGTTGGGATCTGAGATCAATGAGTATGGAGAAG gtGACCTGGACTTTGAGCAGCAAGACACTGAGGAGCTTGTTGATTTCCTACTTCAGAATTCTGACGAAGTGGAGTCAGAGGTTGTTGAATGTTCTGACCCGCAGCCTGACCCTGAGGCTGTAGTTATGGCCTGTTACCATGACAGCCAAAACCATGCCTCACTGCATTCAAATTATATACCAAACAA CTTGCCAACCACAGAAAGCCAGGCTCATTCAGGATCTATGGGAGGGTCCCAGACAGGGACTGGCTACAGGAAACCCATTGATTACTTCTCCAAGTATTTTGGTTGGGACGCTTGGGCAGAGATTGCCCGGTGCACAAATAAAGTGTCCCATCTATCGAACGCAGTGACAGCAAAAGAGGTGGCCGAGTTTGTTGGAATCCACATTGCCATGGGAACATTGAAG tTCCCCAGTCTCAAGCTGTACTGGCAGGACTTCACCAGGGTGCCTCTCGTTGCTAACACCATGTCTGCCTCCCGCTTCTCCCAACTCTCCTGCAAACTGCAACTGGCATCTCCAACGCCAGCAGGGGATCCCACGGACACCCAGGAAGCTGGACACAGTGGTAATCCAGACGGGCCTAAGGAGGGAGACTCCACACGCAACCCACTCAGAGCTTTACACACCCCAGCTAACCCTACAGTTGGCACAACTAGAGGTGAACTGGATGGCAGTATCCACACACTTACACGCGGCCACAGTCAAATACAAGCTCTTAGCTCCAAGTCTGTGTTTGCAAAATCCACAACCCAGACGTCCACAGTCCCTCACAGAATTTGGCAGAGGTGTGGGGAcataccatccagccaggactgTTTTAGTTTTAAAACTGACCCCCTTTGGAGGGTTAGACCGTTAATGGACCACGTTCGGGCCGGATGCCTGATTCTGAGAAGAGAGGGTGACCATGGAGTCGATCAATACCCTCTCCCTTTGACATGTAGAGCGGTCAACAACAAGCGGCCCTCCTTGCACAGCACGGTCTTAGTTAGATCTGATGGTCTGATCCTAGATTTCAACCTTAGTCTGGATCTCTCCAACAAAGAGGCCACTGTTGAGAAAATGGTGCCcagagatgggatggtgtatctctGCAAGCAGGAGCTCTCTACTCCCGCCATGTTGGAGCACCTCCTTGGTTCTGGGGTGCATGGTGCGGGCAAGGTGGGAGGAGCCAAAGGACAGATGGGTGATGAGTTTGTTAGCTCTGACGGGCGGCTGATGCTACACAGGTACCATCTCGGCTTCATCCTCTCTACTGTAGGGAAGGCCCAGCAGAACATGGCATCTCTCGTCGACAGCTTCGAGAAGGCTCAAAAAGCAGCCAGCCTCAATAGAGACTTACTGAATCTCTACCATTCCCCACTCTCAGCCTCAGCACCAACTAGCTGGCCACAGGCTGTTCTGTGGTACCTTACAGATCTGGCTCTGGTAAACTCATGGATGCAGTACAGGCAGGATCATGTTCCTCTTCCTGAGCCTCTGAACCTCATGGCATTCAGGCTAGAGGTCTCCAAGGCCTTGATCCTCTCTAGTGGCTCAGACACCCAGGACTCAGCCCCTCCGCACCCCCCTCCTCAGAAATTACACTCCCTGGGCACAGCCCCAGATCCTGGCCTGTTACAGGATAGTCCTCTCCCTGACGTGGCCACGCGGTACGACGGTTCGGGCCACTGGCCGGAGCAGCTTGGGGAGGGAGAAGATGGCAGGTGCCGCTTCGGAGGCTGTGAGCGAATATCTCGA GACATCCAGTCTCCCACGATGGACTCAGACATACTGAATATAGAGGAGATAGTGATGGGGAAGGGTCCACCAGATCCCCCTGCAGAACTGACCACTGAGAAACCAGCAGAACCCTACAAACCCATCTCCTCCTTCAAAGCACCGCCTCCACCCACCATTCAACCAT ACCAGCATGAGAACCTGCAGTGTTTCCAGTGCTTCATCACCTTCTGTAACTCCAAAGCCAAGGAGAGGCACATGAAGAAGAGCCATCGTGAGGAGTACAAGCAGCAGCTCCAGCAG GGAGATACTCTGTTCACCTGCTATGTGTGTGACCGTACCTTTCCATCCTCGGAGGAGCTGACCCAGCACCAGGGCTCACACAACAAGGAGGACAAGCCCTTCAAGTGTCCCCACTGCCAGGAGAGCTTCCGTACCTTCTCTGAG CTGACGACCCACAGGAGACAGGTCTGTCCAGAGAGGCAATTTGTGTGTAAGGACTGCAGTGAGACCTTCCGCAGCCCTGCCCTCCTTCGTACCCACCGCCTGGCCCAGCACCCCCGTCCAGAGGCAGAGGTGGATGAGCCAGATGATCCTACCAAGACCCACCGCTGTGGAAAGTGCAACCGGGGCTTCGAGACCGAGTCTGAGCTAATAATGCACCAGGAGAACCACGCCGGTGACCAGCACTGCAACGGCAGCGCTTCGCCTGCCAAGAAGCGTGGACGGCCCTTTAAAGCAGAGGATGCAACGGTCGGAGagaagaaagggaagaggagaaagaagaaGGAAGAGGGCACAGAGGAGGCGGAGACTGGAAACAATGCAGAGGAGGCTGCAGCAGCTCCGGCTGAGACCAAGGGGAAAGCGGCAGCAGCAGGGGGTGGCAGGCGGGGCCGTCCTAAAGCAGCAGCAGGCGAGGAGGCCAGAGAAGATGACAGTGAAGCCCCAGCAGAGGAGAAGAAACCCAAAGTGGCTCCCACTCCGCCCAAGCAACACCCCTGCCCTGAGTGTGAGCTCACGTTCCCTGCCCTGGCCCAGCTCCGCGCCCACAAGAAGGAAAAGCACACTCCACGTAAGGCCCACCCCTGCGAGGAGTGTGAGGAGAGCTTTGCCCGTCCCGAGCAGCTAGAAGCCCACAAGAACCGGGCACACACCAAGGGGCGTTACGCCTGCCCTACCTGTGGCAAGAGCTTTGGCCGAGAGAGCAACCTGAAGGGCCACCAGCAGAGCAGCCacccagaggaggaagaggaggaggagaagcaagAGGCGGCGGGCCGCAGCAAGAGATAA